A window of Polaromonas hydrogenivorans contains these coding sequences:
- a CDS encoding catalase, whose product MSLHPKRNGAGSRSSAAPPAKNNQDKKTQQLEAFTVAASPGLTSNQGVPIKDNHNSLKAGDNGPTLLEDFILREKITHFGHERIPERVVNARGCGAHGYFKPYKSMVQYTSAAFLQSPELETPVFVRFSGSSGSQGSADTVRDVRGFAVKFYTQEGNYDLVGNNMPVFYIQDAIKFPDLIHALKPEPNHEMPQASSAHDTFWDFASLVPEVTHMLMWTMSDRGLPRSLRMMEGFGVHAFRFISARGDAFFVKFHWKPKLGVHALDWDEAQKIAGKDPDFLRRDLWEAIEAGNCPEWELGVQIVDAGREDDLEFDILDPTKLIPESQVPVQIIGKMVLNRNAENFFAETEQVAFHPGNLVPGIDFSNDPLLQGRLFSYTDAQLARLGGPNFNEIPINRSVCPIHNFQRGGLHRQAISKGRVAYEPNTLGNGTEFRIDGAAQDVQPPSKPVDASKTRHRRASFDDHFSQATLFWNSQSLAEKDHIVAAFRFELSKVEVPDIRQRMVDNLAHVDLKLAARVAASLGINAPDPKAAAGRLGFRDYRMTSKVSEEPALSMAARPGASIKTRKIAIVVADGVDAPPLRRLLQDMAAAGAVCKLVASRLGSVSTLSGKQLVVDHTFANMPSVMFDAVLIPGGNESITSLCGLGEAVHFVLEAYKHGKTICALNEGTQLLATLGFSNEKNSELINVPTPGILLADARKVLDGQVTQDFIAAIALHRHWDRLNAEAVPA is encoded by the coding sequence ATGTCGTTGCATCCAAAGCGCAACGGGGCCGGTTCGCGTAGCAGTGCCGCCCCTCCAGCAAAAAACAATCAGGACAAAAAAACCCAGCAGCTAGAAGCTTTTACCGTTGCAGCCAGCCCCGGTCTGACCAGCAACCAGGGTGTGCCGATCAAAGACAACCACAACTCACTGAAGGCGGGAGATAACGGCCCCACCTTGCTCGAAGACTTTATTCTGCGTGAAAAAATCACCCATTTTGGCCATGAACGCATTCCAGAACGCGTTGTCAATGCCCGGGGCTGTGGTGCGCACGGTTATTTCAAGCCCTATAAGTCAATGGTTCAGTACACCAGTGCAGCTTTTTTACAGAGTCCCGAACTCGAAACTCCTGTTTTTGTGCGGTTTTCTGGATCTTCCGGCTCTCAAGGCTCAGCCGATACCGTGCGGGATGTTCGTGGGTTTGCGGTGAAGTTTTACACGCAAGAGGGCAACTACGACTTGGTAGGGAACAACATGCCTGTTTTCTATATTCAGGATGCCATCAAATTTCCAGACCTGATCCATGCGCTCAAGCCAGAGCCGAATCATGAGATGCCGCAAGCCAGCAGCGCGCACGACACGTTCTGGGATTTTGCGTCATTGGTTCCCGAAGTGACCCATATGCTCATGTGGACCATGTCCGACCGCGGCCTGCCGCGCAGCCTTCGGATGATGGAAGGGTTTGGCGTTCATGCGTTTCGCTTCATCAGTGCACGCGGTGATGCCTTTTTTGTCAAATTTCACTGGAAACCCAAGTTGGGTGTGCATGCCCTTGACTGGGACGAAGCCCAAAAGATTGCCGGCAAAGACCCCGACTTCCTTCGTCGTGATTTGTGGGAAGCGATTGAAGCGGGTAACTGTCCGGAGTGGGAACTGGGGGTGCAGATTGTTGATGCCGGCAGGGAAGATGATTTGGAGTTCGACATTTTGGACCCGACAAAACTCATCCCCGAGTCTCAGGTGCCGGTGCAAATCATCGGAAAAATGGTCTTGAATCGAAATGCAGAGAACTTTTTCGCGGAAACCGAGCAGGTCGCGTTTCATCCGGGAAACCTGGTGCCAGGCATTGATTTTTCAAACGATCCGCTGTTGCAGGGCCGTCTTTTCTCCTATACCGATGCCCAGTTGGCTCGCCTGGGCGGTCCAAATTTCAATGAGATCCCCATCAATCGCAGCGTCTGCCCGATTCACAATTTCCAGCGTGGCGGCTTGCACCGACAGGCCATCAGCAAGGGGCGGGTTGCCTATGAACCCAATACGCTGGGCAACGGCACCGAGTTTCGGATCGATGGCGCGGCCCAAGACGTCCAGCCGCCTTCCAAGCCGGTGGATGCGTCTAAAACACGGCATCGCAGGGCTTCATTCGATGACCATTTTTCCCAGGCCACCCTGTTCTGGAACAGCCAGAGCCTTGCTGAAAAAGACCATATCGTTGCCGCTTTCAGGTTTGAACTGTCCAAGGTCGAGGTGCCCGACATTCGCCAGCGCATGGTCGATAACCTGGCGCACGTTGATCTCAAACTGGCGGCGCGGGTAGCGGCATCGCTGGGAATCAATGCGCCTGACCCTAAAGCGGCGGCGGGCCGCCTGGGTTTTCGCGATTACCGAATGACCAGCAAGGTCAGCGAAGAGCCGGCTTTAAGCATGGCAGCTCGGCCTGGCGCGAGCATTAAAACCCGCAAGATTGCCATTGTGGTGGCAGACGGGGTGGATGCCCCTCCCCTGCGGCGTCTTCTTCAGGATATGGCAGCGGCGGGCGCCGTCTGCAAACTCGTTGCCTCGCGACTTGGAAGCGTCAGCACGCTCAGTGGCAAACAGCTTGTGGTTGACCATACCTTTGCAAACATGCCTTCGGTCATGTTTGACGCGGTACTGATTCCTGGTGGAAATGAGAGCATCACAAGCTTGTGCGGCTTGGGCGAGGCCGTGCATTTTGTACTTGAAGCCTATAAGCATGGCAAGACCATCTGCGCACTGAACGAAGGCACCCAGTTGCTCGCCACCCTGGGGTTCAGCAATGAAAAAAATTCAGAACTGATCAATGTGCCTACGCCAGGGATTTTATTGGCCGATGCCCGAAAAGTGCTCGATGGACAGGTGACGCAAGATTTCATTGCGGCCATTGCCCTTCATCGTCATTGGGATCGGTTGAATGCCGAGGCGGTTCCAGCCTGA
- a CDS encoding tyrosine-type recombinase/integrase: MLISVVENIPATPALQVAVLGDAAQRAVDDLLREGESFNTMTSYRSALRYWAAWHLMRYGGPIQLPMPVPCLLQFIVDHAERMTDKGLVSELPAAIDLALVDAGYKGKPGPLAHSTLIHRIAVLSKAHQLRELANPCHDPKVRELLSRTRKAYARRGVLPNKKDALTKDPLQAILASCDDTLRGRRDRALLLFAWASGGRRRSEVANADMKFLKRVSDGFTYTLVHSKTNQAGLQRPENDKPLLGAAATALTVWLNASGIVEGPIFRQVRKGGQLGAALAAAAVRDIVKYRCALAGVEGDFSAHSLRSGFVTEAGRQNMSLAETMAMTGHHSVATVMGYSRAGASLSSKVARLFDAPA; encoded by the coding sequence ATGTTGATTTCTGTTGTAGAAAATATTCCAGCTACCCCTGCTTTGCAGGTCGCAGTGCTTGGTGATGCCGCCCAGCGTGCGGTTGATGACTTGCTGCGCGAAGGTGAATCGTTCAACACCATGACCAGCTACCGCAGTGCGCTGCGGTATTGGGCGGCCTGGCATTTGATGCGTTATGGCGGCCCAATCCAACTGCCAATGCCGGTTCCTTGCTTATTGCAGTTCATCGTTGACCATGCCGAGCGCATGACGGACAAAGGCTTGGTTTCGGAGTTGCCCGCAGCCATCGATCTGGCGCTGGTTGACGCAGGCTACAAAGGAAAACCGGGGCCATTGGCGCATAGCACGCTGATACATCGCATTGCCGTTCTGTCCAAGGCGCACCAGCTGCGCGAACTGGCCAACCCTTGCCACGATCCCAAGGTCCGGGAGTTGCTGTCGCGCACGCGCAAGGCTTACGCCAGGCGCGGCGTTCTGCCCAACAAAAAAGATGCGTTGACCAAAGACCCTCTTCAGGCAATTTTGGCGAGTTGCGATGACACGCTGCGCGGCAGGCGTGACCGTGCTTTGCTGCTTTTTGCCTGGGCCAGCGGCGGGCGGCGGCGCTCTGAAGTCGCAAACGCCGACATGAAGTTTTTGAAACGCGTTTCAGACGGGTTTACTTACACCCTGGTCCACTCGAAAACCAACCAGGCGGGGCTGCAGCGACCGGAAAATGACAAGCCCTTGCTTGGCGCTGCAGCAACCGCGTTGACCGTGTGGCTGAATGCGTCCGGAATTGTTGAAGGCCCCATTTTCCGGCAGGTGCGCAAAGGAGGACAGCTTGGCGCCGCACTGGCAGCGGCTGCCGTGCGTGACATTGTGAAATACCGGTGCGCACTGGCGGGCGTTGAAGGGGATTTTTCGGCCCATTCCCTTCGTTCCGGCTTTGTCACGGAGGCGGGTCGGCAAAACATGTCCTTGGCTGAAACCATGGCGATGACGGGTCACCACAGCGTGGCGACTGTAATGGGTTATAGCCGTGCGGGTGCTTCACTGTCCAGCAAGGTTGCCCGTTTGTTCGATGCACCTGCCTGA
- a CDS encoding DNA-binding protein — MQLKSKSAKGVQQEDVWTAADSLIADGLRPTIERVRQKIGRGSPNTVSPMLEAWFATLAARLGVNPLQDEAAGVPKALQQAMANLWEMALSNGREEAELQLVQARDELAQEKDVLRERESELVQQERVRAAKHQALEEMLRAAESKAEEALQRLSQAQALASRREVEIEGLRGRINVIESERDSERRRIDEDAVRHAKELQRQEERAQATQHKLLEDIDKARQETKKIHGDAQISEKRFEAQHSLLQQKLRLHEADLAKAQESCSAQSADLHALREALAVSNSRSDELRHLLEKQQSGSENTIARLTEALSTQKGQQQAGRKPLMRKIKKPLGIRQR, encoded by the coding sequence ATGCAATTGAAAAGTAAAAGTGCCAAAGGTGTTCAGCAAGAAGATGTCTGGACAGCCGCAGACAGCCTGATCGCCGATGGGCTCAGGCCCACGATTGAGCGGGTACGCCAAAAAATTGGCCGAGGCTCGCCCAATACCGTCAGCCCGATGCTGGAAGCCTGGTTTGCCACCCTGGCAGCACGCCTTGGCGTCAATCCCTTGCAGGATGAGGCTGCTGGTGTCCCGAAAGCCTTGCAACAAGCCATGGCCAATTTATGGGAGATGGCCTTATCAAACGGTCGAGAAGAAGCTGAGCTGCAATTAGTGCAAGCTCGGGATGAATTGGCCCAGGAAAAAGATGTCTTACGGGAGCGTGAAAGCGAGCTGGTGCAGCAAGAACGGGTGCGCGCGGCAAAACATCAAGCGCTTGAAGAGATGCTGCGTGCTGCCGAAAGCAAGGCCGAAGAGGCCTTGCAACGGCTCAGTCAGGCGCAAGCCTTGGCAAGCAGGCGTGAAGTGGAAATTGAAGGCCTTCGCGGCAGGATCAATGTCATTGAAAGTGAGCGTGATTCAGAAAGACGCCGCATCGATGAAGATGCAGTCCGCCATGCCAAGGAGTTACAAAGGCAAGAGGAACGCGCCCAGGCAACGCAGCACAAGTTGCTTGAAGATATTGACAAGGCCCGACAGGAAACGAAAAAGATTCATGGCGATGCGCAAATATCGGAAAAGCGCTTCGAGGCACAGCACAGTCTTTTACAGCAAAAACTTCGATTGCACGAGGCTGATCTGGCCAAAGCCCAAGAGTCATGTTCTGCACAATCGGCGGACCTTCATGCACTGCGCGAAGCACTTGCCGTGTCCAATTCCCGTTCAGACGAACTTCGCCATCTATTGGAAAAGCAGCAGAGTGGCAGCGAAAACACCATTGCGCGCTTGACCGAGGCTTTGTCAACGCAGAAGGGGCAACAACAAGCAGGGCGTAAACCCCTGATGCGAAAGATCAAAAAGCCTCTGGGTATCCGCCAGCGTTAA
- the fba gene encoding class II fructose-bisphosphate aldolase (catalyzes the reversible aldol condensation of dihydroxyacetonephosphate and glyceraldehyde 3-phosphate in the Calvin cycle, glycolysis, and/or gluconeogenesis), with the protein MAFISLRQMLDHAAENGYGIPAFNVNNLEQIQAIMEAAQAADSPVILQASAGARKYAGEAYLRHMMLAAVESHPDIPVVVHQDHGTSPAVCIQSIRSGFTSVMMDGSLLADGKTPSSYDYNVDVTRRVTEMAHAVGVSVEGELGCLGSLETGEAGEEDGVGAVGKLTHDMMLTDPLQARDFVQQTGVDALAIAIGTSHGAYKFTRKPTGDILAIDRIAAIHAQIPNTHLVMHGSSSVPQEWLEIIRRFGGDIKETYGVPVEEIQRGIQSGVRKINIDTDIRLAMTGAMRQLLAEQRSEFDPRKALLAAKKAASGICTARFEAFGCAGQASRIKAWPMG; encoded by the coding sequence ATGGCCTTTATTTCCCTTCGCCAGATGCTCGACCATGCCGCTGAAAACGGCTACGGCATCCCGGCCTTCAACGTCAACAACCTGGAGCAGATCCAGGCCATCATGGAAGCCGCCCAGGCGGCCGACAGCCCGGTGATTCTGCAGGCCTCGGCCGGCGCGCGCAAGTATGCGGGCGAAGCCTATCTGCGCCACATGATGCTGGCGGCGGTCGAGTCGCACCCGGACATTCCGGTGGTGGTGCACCAGGACCACGGCACCTCGCCGGCCGTGTGCATCCAGTCGATCCGCTCGGGCTTCACCAGCGTGATGATGGACGGCTCGCTGCTGGCCGACGGCAAGACGCCGTCCAGCTACGACTACAACGTGGACGTGACACGCCGCGTCACCGAGATGGCGCATGCCGTGGGCGTGTCGGTCGAGGGCGAACTCGGCTGCCTGGGCAGCCTGGAAACCGGCGAAGCGGGCGAGGAAGACGGCGTGGGCGCGGTCGGCAAGCTGACCCACGACATGATGCTGACCGATCCGCTGCAGGCCAGGGACTTCGTGCAGCAGACCGGCGTGGACGCGCTGGCGATTGCGATTGGCACCAGCCACGGCGCCTACAAGTTCACCCGCAAGCCCACCGGCGACATCCTGGCCATCGACCGCATCGCCGCCATCCATGCGCAGATTCCCAACACCCATCTGGTGATGCACGGCAGTTCCAGCGTGCCGCAGGAGTGGCTGGAGATCATTCGCCGGTTCGGCGGCGACATCAAGGAAACCTACGGCGTGCCGGTCGAGGAAATCCAGCGCGGCATTCAAAGCGGAGTGCGCAAGATCAACATCGACACCGACATCCGCCTGGCCATGACCGGCGCGATGCGCCAGTTGCTGGCCGAACAGCGCAGCGAGTTCGATCCACGCAAGGCGCTGCTGGCGGCGAAGAAAGCGGCCAGCGGCATCTGCACGGCGCGCTTCGAGGCCTTTGGCTGCGCCGGCCAGGCGTCGCGCATCAAGGCCTGGCCCATGGGCTGA
- a CDS encoding phosphoglycerate kinase: MNVLRFADVIQSGFCLNKRVFIRADLNVPQDASGRITEDTRIRASLPCIRMALDAGAAVMVTSHLGRPAEGVFKPGDSLAPVAERLSELLGRPVPLVSSWVDGVPVEPGQLVLLENCRLNVGEKSNDEALSRKLAALCDVFVHDAFGTAHRAEATTHGIAQFAPIVCAGPLLAAEIDAINSALAQPKRPLVAIVGGSKVSSKLTILQSLASKVDQLIVGGGIANTFMLAAGLNIGKSLAEPGLVEEARAVIDAMKARGAEVPIPTDVVCAKSFGSDAIATVKQAGDVEDDDLILDIGPETAARLAAQLKSAGTIVWNGPVGVFEFEAFSKGTEGIARAIADSSAFSIAGGGDTLAAIAQYGIEKDVGYISTGGGAFLEVLEGRALPAFEILQQRAETSPF; this comes from the coding sequence ATGAACGTCCTGCGTTTTGCCGATGTCATCCAGAGTGGCTTTTGCCTGAACAAGCGCGTCTTCATCCGCGCCGACCTGAACGTGCCGCAGGACGCAAGCGGCCGCATCACCGAAGACACCCGCATCCGGGCGTCGCTGCCGTGCATCCGCATGGCGCTGGACGCTGGCGCGGCGGTCATGGTCACCAGCCACCTGGGCCGGCCGGCAGAAGGGGTTTTCAAGCCCGGGGACAGCCTGGCGCCCGTGGCTGAGCGCCTGTCCGAACTGCTGGGACGGCCGGTGCCGCTGGTCTCAAGCTGGGTGGACGGCGTGCCGGTCGAGCCCGGCCAGCTGGTGCTGCTGGAAAACTGCCGCCTCAACGTCGGCGAGAAAAGCAACGACGAGGCGCTTTCCCGCAAGCTGGCCGCGCTGTGCGATGTCTTTGTCCATGACGCTTTCGGCACCGCCCACCGCGCCGAAGCCACGACCCACGGCATCGCGCAATTTGCACCGATTGTCTGCGCCGGGCCGCTGCTGGCCGCTGAAATCGACGCCATCAACAGCGCACTGGCCCAACCAAAACGCCCGCTGGTCGCCATCGTGGGCGGCTCCAAGGTCAGCTCCAAACTGACCATCCTGCAAAGCCTGGCCAGCAAGGTTGACCAGCTCATCGTCGGCGGCGGCATCGCCAACACCTTTATGCTGGCCGCCGGCCTGAACATCGGCAAGAGCCTGGCCGAGCCGGGGCTGGTGGAGGAGGCCAGGGCGGTCATTGACGCCATGAAGGCGCGCGGCGCCGAGGTGCCGATTCCGACCGACGTGGTCTGCGCCAAGAGCTTCGGCTCCGACGCCATCGCCACCGTGAAGCAGGCGGGCGACGTGGAGGACGACGACCTGATCCTGGACATCGGCCCCGAAACCGCCGCAAGGCTGGCAGCGCAGCTCAAGTCGGCTGGCACCATCGTCTGGAACGGACCGGTCGGCGTGTTCGAGTTCGAGGCTTTCTCGAAGGGCACCGAAGGCATTGCCCGCGCGATTGCCGACTCCAGCGCCTTCAGCATCGCCGGCGGCGGCGACACACTGGCGGCGATTGCCCAATACGGCATCGAGAAAGACGTGGGCTACATCTCCACCGGCGGCGGCGCTTTCCTCGAAGTGCTCGAAGGCAGGGCGCTGCCGGCGTTCGAAATCCTGCAGCAGCGCGCTGAAACGTCGCCTTTTTGA
- the gap gene encoding type I glyceraldehyde-3-phosphate dehydrogenase, producing MTIQLGINGFGRIGRNVLRAAVQNFRDIEIVAINDLLEPEYLAYMLQYDSVHGRFKGEVSVEGNTLIVNGKRIRLTQERDPLNLKWAEVGADVVLEATGLFLDKAAGEKHLAAGARKVIFSAPSKDDTPMFVFGVNDQTYDGQAIISNASCTTNCLAPVAKVLNDKWGIKRGLMTTVHAATATQKTVDGPSNKDWRGGRGILENIIPSSTGAAKAVGVVIPELNKKLTGMSFRVPTSDVSVVDLTCELNSEATLKEICAEMKLQSEGALKGVLGYTEDKVVATDFRGDTRTSIFDADASIALDGTFVKIVAWYDNEWGYSNKCLEMARVVGGLKGDAR from the coding sequence ATGACCATCCAACTGGGAATCAACGGCTTCGGCCGCATCGGCCGCAACGTGTTGCGCGCCGCCGTGCAGAACTTCAGAGACATCGAGATCGTCGCCATCAACGACCTGCTGGAGCCCGAGTACCTGGCCTACATGCTGCAGTACGACTCGGTGCACGGCCGCTTCAAGGGCGAGGTTTCGGTCGAAGGCAACACCCTGATCGTCAACGGCAAGCGCATCCGCCTGACGCAGGAGCGCGACCCGCTGAACCTCAAGTGGGCCGAAGTCGGCGCCGACGTGGTGCTGGAAGCCACCGGGCTGTTCCTGGACAAGGCCGCCGGTGAAAAGCACCTGGCCGCCGGCGCCAGGAAGGTGATCTTCTCGGCCCCGTCGAAAGACGACACGCCGATGTTCGTCTTCGGCGTGAACGACCAGACCTATGACGGCCAGGCCATCATCAGCAATGCGTCGTGCACCACCAACTGCCTGGCCCCGGTGGCCAAGGTGCTGAACGACAAATGGGGCATCAAGCGCGGCCTGATGACCACGGTGCATGCGGCCACGGCCACGCAAAAGACGGTGGACGGCCCTTCAAACAAGGACTGGCGCGGCGGACGCGGCATCCTGGAAAACATCATTCCTTCGAGCACCGGCGCGGCCAAGGCTGTGGGCGTGGTGATTCCCGAGCTGAACAAGAAGCTCACCGGCATGAGCTTTCGCGTGCCGACCAGCGACGTGTCGGTCGTTGACCTGACCTGCGAATTGAACAGCGAAGCGACGCTCAAGGAAATCTGTGCCGAGATGAAGCTGCAAAGCGAAGGCGCCCTCAAGGGTGTGCTGGGCTACACCGAGGACAAGGTGGTGGCGACCGACTTCCGGGGCGACACGCGCACCTCGATCTTTGATGCGGACGCGAGCATCGCGCTGGACGGCACCTTCGTGAAGATCGTCGCCTGGTACGACAACGAATGGGGTTATTCGAACAAGTGCCTGGAAATGGCGCGCGTCGTGGGTGGCCTGAAAGGGGATGCGCGATGA
- a CDS encoding HAD family hydrolase, producing MRKPYDLIMFDLDGTLVETAPEIADAVNDTLRRFDLPEVTQQQVNDWIGHGTRELLIQALAFSGKTDLVTIRHSKSLTLIAGEFDRYYKRRCGSRSRLYPQVRETLVALRERGVKLAVVTNKESRYTATVLDAHQLTPLFDQIVSGDTLPTKKPDPAGIHSCLTAFGVPRARALFVGDSSIDVATARNAGLAVWALPYGYNMGQPIEACTPDRVIADCSVLLD from the coding sequence ATGCGCAAACCCTACGACCTCATCATGTTCGACCTGGACGGCACGCTGGTCGAAACCGCGCCGGAAATCGCCGACGCCGTGAACGACACGCTGCGCCGCTTCGACCTGCCCGAGGTGACGCAGCAGCAGGTCAACGACTGGATCGGCCACGGCACGCGCGAACTGCTGATCCAGGCGCTGGCCTTCAGCGGAAAAACCGACCTGGTCACCATCCGCCACAGCAAGAGCCTGACGCTGATCGCTGGCGAGTTCGACCGCTACTACAAGCGCCGCTGCGGCAGCCGCAGCCGCCTGTATCCGCAGGTGCGCGAAACGCTGGTCGCCCTGCGTGAGCGCGGCGTGAAGCTGGCCGTGGTCACCAACAAGGAAAGCCGCTACACGGCCACGGTGCTGGACGCCCACCAGTTGACGCCGCTGTTTGACCAGATCGTCAGCGGCGACACGCTGCCGACCAAGAAACCCGACCCGGCTGGCATCCACAGCTGCCTGACGGCGTTCGGTGTGCCGCGCGCGCGGGCGCTGTTTGTCGGCGATTCGTCGATTGACGTGGCCACGGCCCGCAATGCGGGGCTGGCGGTCTGGGCGCTGCCCTATGGCTACAACATGGGCCAGCCCATCGAAGCCTGCACGCCGGACCGGGTGATCGCCGATTGCTCGGTGCTCCTTGATTGA
- the tkt gene encoding transketolase, with product MNNTPSPELARRMANAIRMLAVDAVEKARSGHPGAPMGMADIAEVLWNRHLQHNPVNPHWPDRDRFVLSNGHGSMLIYALLHLTGYDLPMSELKNFRQMNSKTPGHPEVGLTPGVETTTGPLGQGLSNAVGMALAEKLLAQQFNREEGEVKHTIVDHFTYAFMGDGCLMEGISHEACSLAGTLRLSKLVALYDDNGISIDGHVEGWFTDDTPKRFEAYGWNVIAAVDGHDAAAVDAAIHAAKAQARLPDGKPTLICCKTVIGMGSPHKAGTHEVHGAALGPAEVAATREALGWTAAPFEIPDAVASAWNAVARGQSAERAWRYRFEAYRTQFPQEAAEFERRMAGDLLPGFAEQLPGLLATIAARPEAFATRKSSQNALDLLAPLLPEFFGGSADLTGSNLTNFKGCIKAGRDQWGNHLSYGVREFGMAAIMNGMALHGGFIPYGGTFLTFSDYSRNAIRMAALMKLQVVHVFTHDSIGLGEDGPTHQSVEHIPSLRLIPGLDVWRPADGLETAVAWASAIERKDGPSALCLSRQNLPRLADAGMTGLIRRGGYVLRDMAGAQAVIIATGSELELAMQAQAALAEEGIATRVVSMPSTSVFDRQAEAYQETVLPLSLPAVAIEAAHPDFWRKYVGRTGRVVGIASFGESAPAKDLYAHFGITAERVVQAVRALVPRCEAALPEAALLSTD from the coding sequence ATGAACAACACCCCCAGCCCCGAACTCGCCCGCCGGATGGCCAACGCCATCCGCATGCTCGCCGTCGATGCGGTCGAAAAAGCCAGGTCCGGCCACCCCGGCGCCCCCATGGGCATGGCCGACATCGCCGAAGTGCTGTGGAACCGGCATTTGCAACATAACCCGGTCAACCCGCACTGGCCGGACCGCGACCGCTTCGTGCTGAGCAACGGCCACGGCTCGATGCTGATCTATGCGCTCTTGCACCTGACCGGCTACGACCTGCCGATGAGCGAACTCAAAAACTTTCGCCAGATGAACAGCAAGACCCCCGGCCACCCCGAAGTCGGCCTGACGCCGGGCGTGGAAACCACCACCGGCCCGCTCGGCCAGGGCCTGAGCAACGCGGTCGGCATGGCGCTGGCCGAAAAACTGCTGGCCCAGCAATTCAACCGGGAGGAGGGCGAGGTGAAACACACCATCGTCGATCACTTCACCTATGCCTTTATGGGCGACGGCTGCCTGATGGAAGGCATCAGCCATGAAGCCTGTTCGCTGGCCGGCACGCTGCGGCTGTCCAAGCTGGTGGCGCTGTACGACGACAACGGCATCTCGATTGACGGCCATGTCGAAGGCTGGTTCACCGACGACACGCCCAAACGCTTCGAAGCCTACGGCTGGAACGTGATCGCGGCGGTGGACGGCCATGACGCCGCCGCCGTGGACGCAGCGATTCACGCCGCCAAGGCGCAGGCCCGCCTGCCCGATGGCAAGCCGACGCTGATCTGCTGCAAGACGGTGATCGGCATGGGCTCGCCGCACAAGGCCGGCACGCACGAGGTGCATGGCGCCGCGCTCGGCCCGGCCGAAGTCGCCGCGACCCGCGAGGCGCTGGGCTGGACGGCCGCGCCGTTCGAGATTCCCGACGCGGTGGCCAGCGCCTGGAACGCCGTGGCGCGCGGCCAGAGCGCCGAGCGCGCCTGGCGTTACCGCTTTGAGGCCTATCGCACGCAATTTCCGCAGGAAGCGGCCGAATTCGAGCGCCGCATGGCCGGCGACCTGCTGCCCGGATTCGCCGAGCAACTGCCCGGACTGCTGGCCACCATCGCCGCCCGGCCCGAGGCCTTCGCCACGCGCAAGTCCAGCCAGAACGCGCTGGACTTGCTGGCGCCGCTGCTGCCCGAGTTCTTTGGCGGCAGCGCCGACCTGACCGGCTCGAACCTGACCAACTTCAAGGGCTGCATCAAGGCTGGACGCGACCAGTGGGGCAACCACCTGAGCTACGGCGTGCGCGAGTTCGGCATGGCCGCGATCATGAACGGCATGGCGCTGCACGGCGGCTTCATCCCCTACGGCGGCACGTTTTTGACCTTCAGCGACTACAGCCGCAACGCCATCCGCATGGCCGCGCTGATGAAGCTGCAGGTGGTCCACGTCTTCACCCACGACTCCATCGGCCTGGGCGAGGACGGCCCGACGCACCAGAGCGTCGAGCACATTCCCAGCCTGCGCCTGATCCCGGGCCTGGACGTGTGGCGCCCGGCCGACGGGCTGGAAACCGCCGTCGCCTGGGCCTCGGCCATCGAGCGCAAGGACGGCCCCAGCGCGCTGTGCCTGTCGCGCCAGAACCTGCCGCGTCTGGCCGACGCCGGCATGACCGGCCTGATCCGCCGTGGCGGCTATGTGCTGCGTGACATGGCCGGCGCGCAGGCGGTGATCATCGCCACCGGCTCGGAACTGGAACTGGCCATGCAGGCGCAGGCCGCGCTGGCGGAGGAGGGCATCGCCACCCGCGTGGTCTCCATGCCGTCCACGTCCGTCTTTGACCGGCAGGCCGAGGCTTATCAGGAAACGGTGCTGCCGCTGAGCCTGCCCGCAGTCGCCATCGAGGCGGCGCACCCGGATTTCTGGCGCAAGTACGTCGGCCGCACCGGCCGGGTCGTGGGCATCGCCAGCTTTGGCGAATCCGCCCCGGCCAAGGATTTGTACGCGCACTTCGGCATCACGGCCGAGCGCGTGGTGCAGGCGGTGCGCGCGCTGGTGCCCAGGTGCGAAGCCGCGCTGCCCGAAGCCGCCCTGTTGTCCACCGACTGA